The genomic region TATGCCCCCTTTCTAGATTCAGCTTCAATTAGAtaggggccttcccactttggtgctagcttGCCATCAGAAGGATtcgtggtattttggaatgcctTACTCAATACCAtgtcaccaacttgaaacttcctgatcctgagattcttgttgtaagctccagcaattctttgttgataactggccatctgtcacaaaagttagtagttctactcccaataaattgggatccattatcacaaataATTTCAGATGGTAttccaaatctagtaataatgtttcGCTTAATGAAgcatataacttccttttctctgacttgagcaaaagcttctacttctatccatttagagaagtagtttGTCATGGCTAGCATAAATACTTTCCCTCCTGGTGCCTTGGGaagtttaccaactatatccattccccatctcatgaatggccaagaagaggatataggatgcagaagctccgctggttgatgaaggatattgctgtgtctttgacaagcatcacacttctttgtataatccacagcatccttcttcgTAGTAAGCCAATAGTATCCTATTCTAAGGATCCTTTAGAACAGTGCTCTgccccccagtgtggtttccacaatctccttcatgaaaatccttcaGGACTTCTTGGATTTCTGGATCCTCGATGCACCTTAGATATGggcctgcaagagatcgtttatataacatgttatttaatattgtaaattgagataccttgaatTTGAAAGCTCTGGGATTTTCTCCTgcaggaatctctccatgttgtatatatctcatgattggaaggatccaggatGCTGAACTTGACTGTGCACCATCATtaggtatgattgcagaatcctccactATCTCCATGGTTGTGTTATCCTCTATAGCAGGAGTTAAGATATGAATAATTGGTATCCTAACATCCTCTGGAATCTTTAGTGATGATCCAAGGTTGGCTaaagcatcagcttctgcattttcttccctgggtacctgtgtttaactaaaagaagcaaaagaaccattaaagtggttagtaattaacaaagaatctacatgtacctcaagatacctgatcctcatgtgcttggcaatttgcaaaccagctattaaggcttcatattcagcctcattattagtggtttggaattcacatgcaatggattggggtataatgtccccctgtggcgattttagtagtgtgctttgtccagttcctttaacatttgaagctccatccgtgaagagtgtccaaggatccttggtcttctcaagttgttgaacttctaattcagcttccctttgtagatcactattgaaatcagccacaaagtcagctaaagcttggGACTTGATGGCAGTCCTGGGTTcatacttaatgtcatatgcaCTAAGCCTGACTATccactttgccattctacctgacatttcaggtttcctgagaacattcttaataggaaagttagttttcacaataataGTGTGAGTTTCGAAATAATGTCTATGTTAAGCGGAAGCCATAATTAAATCAAAAATTAACttctctaaatgagaatacctagcctcagcatcaagtagactttcacttacatagtataccggatgttgagagccttcatgatccttaactaggaCCACATTTACTGCTTTAGCTGAAAcagctaagtataaggataatgATTCTCCATTTTCTAGTTTCATCAGGGCTGGTGCTAAGGATAGATAATCCTTAAGAGCCTTGAGTGCAACTTCATGCttatcagtccactcaaacttcttattcttcctcaATATGTCATACCTGCCttgagcaatttgtctacctcttcttggataatggcatttctttaaagtgcaaatttcctccttttttggtgTATTGGCTTGAAAGACCTGCCAataccaagtttgtgagtaataacatccttagatatacctgttatgtcttcatgtttccaagcaaaggtagactttcttcttttcaAGAAGGATATTAAATCCTGCTCAATACTATCTAGGATCCCGGATCCTATAAAatttttggattcaggatcctctggGTTCAACAGAATATCCTTGACGTCTTGCTCTCTTGCCTCTATGACGTCTTGCTCCTTGGAGGTTGGTTTTATAGAAGAAGTGTAACAGTTctttgcctcctgctgatcactctCTATCTTCACCACACTCCATAGAGTTGGAAGCTTGACACATTTATGATATGTTGAGGGGATTGCCTTTATAtagtgtatccatggcctgccaaggataacattacagcaagataagcaatcaataaGACATAATTTTTAACAAAATTCACTCCTTCTATATAGATAggaagtttgatgtcccccaattTATTCTTTatctctccactgaatcccacaaggacAGATGATCTTGGGACAATGTCAGATTCAGGAATATTCATTCTTTTGAGAacatccaactggattatgttcaccGAGCTTCCcccatcaatgagaatcctgcgaacaaaatggttagatataaataagGTAATAACTAAACtgtcgtgatgaggatcctgaatgtccacacggtcatcctcatcaaaggataTCACTTTCTGCTGGGTAAGGATGGAGgtccgtgtcacacccccaaaataccacatacgGAAACCCCGCGAagtgtgtgacgtaccaggatccagccactaatcacattgaactataaaaagtatttaaataaaacattccattccattcatTCATAATATAGTTTCAAACCATACATTAAAACCAAAGTAaacattcagcggaagcataagattatTCGTTGTTCAAGTGTTTCAAAACAATGTGCTAAACCAAGAATAAATATCCAAGAGTTGCGacccataaccactccagcactcccagatagcaagttcccatCCAAGAACCTaaggacctgcaagcatgcagaaaagtgtatcagacaacgctggcgagttcacagaTTGTTTTAATCCGTTTAATACCAAGTAGTGACTTATGacatgttatgttatgttgataataactcaaTACCGCAGACGGCCCTTTTGCCCTTCTCCAATGCTCTAacaaacattggtcatgatttaaagttattagttcacgcccgtcctatccaggtacgttgtgagggtgccaaacctaatagcgctatcaactaataaccccgttgccctacaagcaactaacccggtagtatgatgggacttaagGGATAgagagtgagtgtattatccaacattaaAGTTTACTGAAAATCGTTGCATATCCCGTGCAAGGATATGCGTTTGTGAAATCCGCCTCACATCTCTTACAAGGATGTGGGTATTTGAAAACTgcctcatatcccctacaaggatatgggttACGAAAATCTGTTTACAAGTTTTGTCAGTTTGATTGTTTCTACCGGATGCATGCTTGAtttgagagaagtgaactcaccttggtttgctcggtatgagtAGATATTCGTTCACACTTAGTCAATCAAAGCCTATATATTCATGTATACGTAATTAGTTTACATTCGCTTGGTTCACGTATAAATTATAATCTGTGCATTCAAGCAACGATTTCCGAATAACACATAGCAGTCATTCCAACTCATACATATCCACCATTCAAACGCATGTTTCGCAACAGTATTCAACAGTTAAGCATGCTATTCAAAACCGAATCATGTTTTTTCCCCAGTCATAACTAACATTATTAACAGACAAAATCAACATATAGTCATTCATTATCATACGTGTTCTAAACTACAGTCTGTTGTGAACTACCCTCTGGGCGGCTAAACTCCAAACGACGAAATACCAAGGTTTTTCGTCGACATATGGGACATGATGGGTGACGAAACATCAGGTGTTTCGTCGAGATGGTGGGTATTTCGTCGAAGACCCTTCTTCTTCCTGCCTTACTGATCGTCAAGATTAACAACAACTCTAACCCCTTTCAGTTCTGATTCAATCATAACAATACATATTGATGATATAGAGTTCATACAACAACAGTATCATCAAACCGTGCAGTGAATATGACGGAACACAAAACATCAGATTCTTATCATGCGTGATTCAATCTATTGGGTTAAACAATAAAATATCAAACCCTAAATACGGCCAATCCTTGCTACCACTCAACTTATAATCACACAGACAGATTCATAAGGATTTCTATCATACGAAAACTTAACTTGTCGGTTACGGGTCACATACATTCGTATCCTATGGTTTGTCTCTATAACCGTAACTCATGAGTTTCAAATCAAATAATCAGTCACAATCGAATCAATCAACAACGAAACCAATTATGATACGGATATTCACACAAACAGCACAAAGATAGATCGAGTCGGGTTATCACAACTAACTGAATGTGAGATGGAACAAGCAAGAACTTCGAGAGGATGATGATCGCCGTCGGGTGCAAGGGAGAGGAAAAGAGTGTCTAGGGTTTCGCGAATTATGGTCTTACGTAATGTTATGAGGTAATTATAACCGATTCGTACTTGGGCCTCACCTGGGCCACAAGCCCACACGGCGAATAAGGCCTCGATGAAGAACCATTCTTCGTCGTGATGTGTATGACGAAACACCAATGTTTCGTCGAGTGGGGGGTGATGACGAAAGTCCCATGCTTCGTCGTCCCATGTGTTAAGTTTATAAACTTAAACAGTTAACAAATTCATTATTTAACCAAACTATAATACAATACACCAATCATATATCAAACATGTACAAGTTACAATGCAAACGAATTATGAAAACACTTTGCGAAACGAGTAACGTGTCGAGGAAAGACcttggaaactcgggttgtcacatcatccccaacttgaaagaaatttcgtcccgaaatttgataagtaaacCAAAAGCGGCGAAGTGTCAAATCAGGATGACCGTGGATTTTCCTCGGGTACCaaatcatccccaacttgaaaggaattttgtcccgaaattcatCAGTTGCACCAGGATTTGATTGCTCAGCTAGAAAAAGgtgaggatacttgagcttcatctgatcctcgcgttcccacatGAACttcggtccacgtcttgagttccaacgaactctcacgatcaGAATTCAGCTATGCTTACGAACCTTGACTTCCCGGTCCATAATTTCAttgggttcttcgacaaactgcaatttgtcgtcgattttcagctcttgaaatggtactacaagtgtttcatcggatAAACACTTCTTCAACTGTGAAAGATGGAAAAAATCATGGACGTTACCCAACTCAGTAGGTAACTCGAGCTTGTATGCCACCTTACCGACttgttccagaattttgaatggcccgaCATAGCGCAGATTAAGCTTGCTGCGTTTCCCAAAACGTACTacgcccttccagggtgagacttttaacataACGCGATCGCCTACAGCaaactccaaaggtttcctacgcttgtcagcatagcttttctgatggtcgcgtgctgccgccatatgatttctgatttgaacaatcttctcagaagtTTCGAGCACAAGCTCCGGGCTGTGATTTGATTGTCACCCACTTCAGCCCAATAGAGAGGAGATCGACATTTCcgtccatataaagcctcgaacggagctgcctgaatactggtatggtaactgttattgtaagaaaactccaccaagggCAAATGTCTCTCCTAACCTttaccaaaatcgataacacatgcttgcagcatgtcttccaatgtctgtaTGGTTCGCTCACACTGACCATCTGTTTGAGGGTGATAGGCGTGCTCATGTCGAGACGTGAGCCAGATGATTTGTGCATCGTTTGCCACAAATCGGATATGAAACGTGGATCTCGATCAAAGATAATGGAGGTTGGCGCCCCATGCCTGGAAACCACTTCCTTTAGATAAATACCAGCCAACTGCGAGAACTTGTCAGTTTCTTTGATTGCgaggaagtgcgcagatttcgtgagacggtcaacgatcacccagatggtatcatTTCCGCTTTGAGTTCTAGGTAGCCcggtgacaaaatccatggcgatctgttcccatttccacatgggtatctctggttgctgaagtaggcctgaggatttctgatactccaccttgaccCTTGAACAAGTTAAGCCTTTACTTACATAAGTCGTGATGTGGGccttcatcttcggccaccagtACAAAACCttgagatcctgatacattttatccgaacccgGATGAACAGAGTACCGGGAcatgtgcgcttcgtccatcacgagatCTCTAAGGTTACCAAACAGAGGaatccatattcgttccatgaagtagtagatgCCGTCAGATCTCTCTACAAGCTGTTTTCCATGCCCCTTAAGTATTCTGCTTCGATGTTTTCCTCTTTAAATGCTTCAGTTTGTGTAGAAATGATCTAATTTGTGAGGTTTGAGTAAATGATGAGATGCAAGGCGCGAACACATTTAGGTTTCGTTTCCTTTTGGCTAAGGGCATCCGCTACAACGGTTAGCCTtacctggatgatacttgattgcacagtcgtagtcgtttaagagttctacccagcgacgctgtcgcatattcaattccttctggtcgaatatatgttgaaggctcttgtggtcggtataaatagtgcatttagtaccgtacaagtaatgcctctaGATTTTGAGCGCAAACACCACGgcccctaactccaagtcgtgagtcgtgtaattcttttcatggacCTTCAACTATcaagaggcgtaagctataactttctggcgttgcatccaCACGCAACAGAGACCTTGAATAGAGCCGTCACAATACActacaaaatcttcggtaccatCAGGTAGAGACAGAATCGGTGCACTGCAGAGTTTTTGCTTCAGAAGCTTAACTGCGTCTTCCTGTTTCATTCCCCAAGTATACActacacccttctgtgtcagagCAGTGAGAGGTTGAGCGATATTTGAAAAGCCTTcaatgaatctccgatagtacccagcgagaccaagaaattgacgcacctcCGAGGGATTCTTTGGTGATGCCCAATTCCTGAttgagtcgatcttagctggatccacgtgtatccccatTTCGTTAACGATGTGGCCGaggaagtgtacttctcgaatccagaagtcacacttagaaaatttcacgTAGAGCTGCTCCTTCCTCATGAGCTCCAAAATAAGACGCAGATGCCGTTCGTGGTCCTCCTTGCTCTTATAATAGATCagaatatcgtcgataaacacgatgacaaAATCGTCAAGATATggtttacatacgcggttcatgagatccatgaataccgctggtgcgttggttaacccgaatggcataaccaggaactcgtaatggccacACCGTGTGCGAAAAGCTGTTTTTGGAatatcctcctctcggactctcatctgatgatagcccgatcttagatcaatcttcgagtagaagctcgacccttgcaacttgTCGAACATGTCGTCGATGCGAGGTaaagggtaacgattcttgaccgttgtaggatcgttgttgaactcgaatgagtcaatcagaagagttgtgaatccgattcaaaggcagaatcagtgaaacggacgctcaaactaattataatgcttctttgattgatttaacaacgtttacaacctgaaagcaatttggcagcacttcgttacaatttcCAGAACCGTTGCCAAATGAACAACAAGTGCACTATTTATAGGTGGGGAGGTTtcacttatatggacatgtccatataagcgaaactacatgctatggtttcgcttttatggacattgtccatataagcggaacctcttgcATAACCACTAAATCTCgactctcgaacctcgtgcactgaatATTCTAATCaatcctattctattacatgatgcaagacgaagtcaatagacgtaattcactaacagactccccctcggatgttgacgaagtcttcagtgactaaTCTCTGTTATGACACCTTCTTCAGACTTGATCATTTTGCCTTCTCAATCAGATGTAACAATGTAAGCATCTTTCAATCTTTGTCTTTGATCAGCTTCTCTCTTTTAATGTTATACCAGGATTTCATCACTGGCTTTATCATCTACAGCTTCATCATCAgcaggctccccctctcgtcaagcttccgtgcttttagggatcgacacctagctttccagctACAAGCTCATCCTCACTttcagcttgtcttcagactcccccttagtctCTACTCTCGGGATTGTAGTCTGGGTTTTTCTTATCCTGCAATCACTCAAACACTATATAAGTAATAACATTTTAAACCCAACAAATAAATTCTCTAgtccactccccctatcaaccaacttaacagatatggcagcattaaagaatccaactTCCTCACAATTTATCATCCAAGTTCAAGtcaatgaccttggagatatcacaaactgtttttgaaattttttattttaattcaagtatcaaattaatgaacttgttttattttcagaaatacaatcagcttacttagattttgaaactcagcaactcagacatcggtttatcgaaaataacgcagaaatcaaaatctttttgtattttctgaaaatataaagcagtaaagaaatatatacaaacatatttacaaacaatatttttgtttgagtatgcgtcagaggatcatatcagtttttgacaagtcacaagtaccgttgagcttaatttcactttaagaattaaacaattcacttagattgtcgatatactgatctacttaaattttcatacaaatttcaactgattcaggatacgatttagatgttttaggaacttaactcattcatgtgtcccacctcttgaatatactcccgtatccagaatcccagatattcagtcttacaggtgagtataccataaatgatatctgtaagaggttagatgcgagggccgtgagagctcaggtcgatacttccgtatacacagagagatgacggcttcgacttttcggtgtgtcccctttggaggatcttttgattacaacagcaaagattatcaatttaattgtttcatcaatttgctgagggcgatgatatgtttcaagcaatgcgtaaagtattattcggggactaggtcagtacttccatacagcagaagtcccggaataatatcccagatatcactgagtataaagacctagtatctcagaataagggacctttcaaacgagatttcaggggttacctatatatccaagtagtgttccccacgaactAAGCAaatgtttgaatttaggtttatatcccgaaaaaatttactaagtgtataaaaacctatcgacatatcatcagtgagactgtttaacgcttattaattctttacaattctttagcatactataactgtctactgatgtactatcatttcctctttttacgcaaaactcatttttttttttaattttatcatgtttttggctttctcaaattttctaatgtttttgtattttctgacaataattctataccacttgtagattgttgttgaacccgaatgagtcaatcagaagagttgtgaatccgattcaaaggcggaatcagtgaaacggacgctcaaactaattataatgcttctttgattgatttaacaacgtttacaacctgaaagcaatttggcagcacttcgttacaatttcCAGAACCGTTGCCAAATGAACAACAAGTGCACTATTTATAGGTGGGGAGGTTtcacttatatggacatgtccatataagcgaaactacatgctatggtttcgcttttatggacattgtccatataagcggaacctcttgcATAACCACTAAATCTCgactctcgaacctcgtgcactgattattctaatctatcctattctattacatgatgcaagacgaagtcaatggacgtaatgcactaacaaactccccctcggatattgacgaagtcttcagtgactaaTCTCTGTTATGACACCTTCTTCAGACTTGATCATTTTGCCTTCTCAAtcagattgtaacaatgtaaGCATCTTTCAATCTTTGTCTTTGATCAGCTTCTCTCTTTTAATGTTATACCAGGATTTCATCACTGGCTTTATCATCTACAGCTTCATCATCAGCAGGctcccctctcgtcaagcttccgtgcttttagggatcgacacctagctttccagctACAATCTCATCCTCACTttcagcttgtcttcagactcccccttagtctCTACTCTCGGGATTGTAGTCTGGATTTTTCTTATCCTGCAATCACTCAAACACtatataagtaacaacattttaaacctAACAAATAAATTCTCTAAcaaccgtcaccttgttgagttctcgatagtcaatgcacaagcgaaaggacccgtctttcttcttcacaaataaaactggggctccccaaggcgaagaactgggtcgaataaatcctctatccaacagttcttgaagttgattcgacaattcttgtAACTCCCCCGGTGCAAGATGATATGGTGCGCGAGCAATCGGAGCTGCTCCTGGTGTGAGATCAATGTGGAACTCCActtgacgatgtggaggtaaacctggaagttcttcgggaaaaacgtCAGGAAGTTCATGAACAACAGGTAGATCTTCAATTTTCTTTTCCTCAGGTAAGGTGTCAGTAACAAGGGCTAgaatagcagggtagccctttcgtaaacatttatgGGCTTTCATGGATGAAATAATGTTGACGGTTGCACCGCTTCGACGACCCTGGACAGATAATGATTCCCCGCTAGGGAGAGGTACAGGcacgatcttctccttgcaaaaTATGTATGCTCCGTGTTTGGaaaaccagtccataccaatgactATATCAAAACTACCAAGAGTGATGGGAagaaggtcaatgtcgaacacttgacctaGAAGATCGAGTTTACACCCTAAGAATACATTTGTGGCTTCTATCGACTTGCCATAAACTAATTCCACTACATGCTTGTTCACAAGAGATGCAGGAGTCAATCCAAGCTGacgactgaaccccaaagacacataactccagtcggcaccagagtcaaataacacagaagcaataaTACCATTAACAGAGAACGTACCGGTCATGACGTTGCCATCGTTCCTTGCATCGCCTGCCCCAATAGTGAATGCCCTACCGCGAGCGCCATTCCCACCGTTATTCCCATTATTGTTGTTTCCcgcgttgttgttgttgttctggcggTTACCCCCATTGTTATTGTTGGCATTCTGATTCAATTGCGGGAAATCCTTCTTGAAATGCCCTTCACTGCCGCACTGATAGTATCCCCTCTGATTACGCTGATTCTGCTGGGGTTGTTTCCTCTGTTGCTATTGCTGAgattgttgctgttgttgcttgGGATGTGGAGCTCTACAATCCTTCGCCATGTGACCCAGCTTGTCACACCTTTGACATGCCCGGCTACACTGGCCATAGTGGTGGAAACCACACTTATTACACTTCGGCTGTTTTCCTGCGTAACTGGAGGTCTGGctgtggttctgattctgattaaCTGAAGACGATTGACTAAAGTTGCGGCTGCTGTTGTTATCGGGCTTCTTTTGCGATGGATTTGAGTTAGTCGCCTTATCTGCGTCGCtccacttacgcttgttatcTGTGGTGGTGGTAACTGTAGCAGCAGTAGTAGTAGCAGCAATACGGGGTGGCAGCGAGCCACGCTCCACCTCCTGATCAGTGATCTTGTGAGCCAATTTGATAATCCTGGGTAGGTCGTTGAGATTTGCTGCAGTGACTAATCTCTTGACTTGTGGTGCCAATCCCTTAATGTAGAGCTCGATCATGCGAGGTGGTGGTCGAGATAGGTTAGGACACATGTTCGCCAGTTCGTGAGACCGTCTCGTATAAGCCTCGATCACAGATCCTTGCATCTTCAGgttatagtactcgttttccaaatTTTGAATCTCATCCTAAGGGAAGTACTCTTCCcgaatcagctccttgaaatcatcccaagtgGTCGCGTTTGCCATCTCGACGCCCAACATCtacacttgagcattccaccaagtcagagcACCCTCCTCCAGGGTGCCAGAAGCAAACTTCACCCTGTCCCCCTCTAGACAGTTACACATAGCAAAAACGGATTCAGCTTTCTTGAACCAACGGAGCAATCCCACGGGACCTTCAGCTCCACTGAAAGTttgaggcttgcaatccatgaacgTTTTGAACATACAAGTAGGCGGATTGTTTTGATTCTGATTCGCTTGCTGACCTAAGGACGAGAGAGAAAATACAGCACACGGGTAAGAATTGGGTACGCGATACAAGAATAAAGAGTATTTGGTACAtatcgtaccagcttgataggctgccaaGGCCTCAGCCACCCGTGTGTTAATCAAGTTTGTCAACTCAGCCCGAGTCATCGCAATGTGACCAGGTCCATGGCCTCgtccgctcatgattctatataagaagAGGAAAAAGTTTAAGAATCGAGATAAGGTAGGAGAAAAACCTCACGTTGACATCTACAAACTACAAAGTTTACATAATACAACAAGGCGGAACCCctttcacactcgttaagcctcttaactcgcgctaaaaggttccccacattcaaatagcacAACGAAAGGCATTACAGGATTTAAGAATCACAAGAGTCGAAGGGTAGTGCCACGCTATCTAGCTTTACTAAAACATGCAGTACAGGTAATCACATCAGGGTATCTAGTATGTAGTTTCATGCAAGTCGTGAGTGTGTGACCACTAAGCTAGTAACGCATAAAGTAAATAGAGGACGAACCTTGCAGGTCGTTTTCGAtactgtttggttatagtctggttttatgaaaaagttttaaaacctagttcactataaccagtgtatctgataccaaactgtcagacccccaaaataccacatgcggaaaccccgcgaggtgtgtgacgtaccaggatccagccactaatcacattgaactataataagtatttaaataaaacattttcaTTCATAAAATAGTTTCAAACCATACATTAAAACCAAAGTAAACATTCAGCGAAAGCATAAGATTATTCGTTGTTCAAGTGTTTCAAAACAATGTGCTAAACCAAGAATAAATATCCAAGACTTACGacccataaccactccagcactcccaaaTAGCAAGTTCCCATCCAAGAACCTaaggacctgcaagcatgcagaaaagtgtatcagacaacgctggcgagttcacagtttgttTTAATCTGTTTAATACCAAGTAGTGACTTATGacatgttatgttatgttgataataactcgataccgcagacggcccttttgcccttctccaatgctcgataaaacattggtcatgatttaaagttattag from Helianthus annuus cultivar XRQ/B chromosome 10, HanXRQr2.0-SUNRISE, whole genome shotgun sequence harbors:
- the LOC110882120 gene encoding uncharacterized mitochondrial protein AtMg00860-like, translating into MGIHVDPAKIDSIRNWASPKNPSEVRQFLGLAGYYRRFIEGFSNIAQPLTALTQKGVVYTWGMKQEDAVKLLKQKLCSAPILSLPDGTEDFVVYCDGSIQGLCCVWMQRQKVIAYAS